The genomic region AGGGAGATAAAAAAGAGTGATATAGAGAGCGATAAAATACTAACAAGAGCCtgatgattattgaaatttgactaagtttgaaaattaaaatatttaataaaatctaGAAGTTGCATTATAAATCATAGAGAtctaaaaccattctcaaacatcttgtcaatgtatacatgaaatataactgaaatgttatatttcatgtatatatgtcatttacaatataaaaataaataaatttatttttcatgtATATATGTCATTTTcaaagtaaaaaaataaataatataaaaagaaacaagatcacattttgtttttgaaatgggaacCCATTTTTTACTAAATAGGGTCccgtttaaaaatatataaaaaatttagcACTAAATTTTACTTTGGATTTTGCTTCAAAAAAAGGATTGGGGAGCCTACCCTTAgccttggacctggtttgacctacaacttgaaggccaTATCAGTGTCCATACAAAATAATAACTTTGGACATATATTTGAATACCAATtatgtagattttttttttaaaataatgaaaacccattatagaaGAGACTCTATAGATTCCaaatatgtatttaaaaaaaaattggattagttttttatatttttaaaataatttctattgaaagaggtccataaacttgaaataacagggtTTCTTATTCTTTTAATAACTTTTCTAtttttaaggtttttgaaaaacaaattatatggcatcaaattagagacaattatacataatttaaaaataaaaataaaaaactttaaGTTTAAGTCAAGTTATGTTTGTTGCACATGAGGGCTTTCAAAATAgcaattatgcccaataaaaaattaacaaaaaaaatatttagaaaacaattacaaaaaaatatccccaTCAAGGTGAGTGAGTTACAAATATATTCCTAAAAGGAATaaaaaaaatactttcatttaggtcaaattatgcttgttgtaCACGAGCATGTTATGGTCctaaaaaagtgacttttaaactatagatTTTAGAAATGACTATTAAAACTTAATTTCTATCATCTGGGTATTAaactaaattacatatttggaagcTATACTTTGAGCACTATATTTTCTATTGTtaactttttccaagatttattctttaagtgcttcaaatttttaggtcaattgGAATGAATCCTAAAAAAATGGGAAAATACTTCCACTTTTTGGACATAAAGTAGACTCAACTTCTTACACACATTTAGAACCCATCTAGGCCAGGGACTTGATAGGCTTCGAATGAGAAAACCACCTCCTTAAATTCCTGAAGGAAACTTTTGAAGTTAGTTGTTCCATTTCCATATCCTTAATCACCTCAGGGATAACCTCCAACATAACCCATAAATCCTTAAGATGATTATGGCCATTACTATAcgaataaacaaaaaaggaaaaaaacatcCTATCTATCCTAGCATCATCCTCACTATGAGAGTCATACTCTCTCTGGACACTTCTTATATTATTTCTACTCCTATGTTTCATAGCTGACTAATGAAAAAAATTGGTATTCCTATCACCCTTAGTAAGCCACTGCACACGAGAATTTTGTTTCCAAAAGCCTTATTCATATTTGTTCAATCTAGCCCATTGATTTCTTAGGGATTTCTCCTCCATACAATCTTACAAATCAATCTAACTTCACTCCATTCTATCCTATATGGATTTTAGTGTTGAGGTAGTATATTTCTTGTGATCAAAGATGTTACCAAAGGAACATTTATTCCATCCTTCACATTAattatcttttaatatttttaacTTCTACAACACACAAAACATTGGAGTCTCATCCACATGAGTATTCCACCATTGAACCTCCAAGCTCCTAAAATGCGGGTTTTGCATCCACATAATCTTATACCTAAAAGGAAAGGGATGTTTCTTTAAACCATCCTCCCAAAAGACAACAATAGCATTGTGATCGGATCCTGTTTTGGGTAGGGATTTGAGAGAAAGAGCATCCACATTATCCCAATTGCAATAAACcaaaaacctatccaaccttacttgGATTAAATGATGACCTTTCCTCTTATTAGACCAGGTAAATTGATAACCTTGTACAATGATATCTAGCCAACAATAATGATAAAGTTAGCCTAGTCACTCATACTTTCAAAGAACTCATTAGAGCCTCCAAGTTTCTTTGAAGGGTACATGGGTGAATTGAAATCACCACCCAACATCCAAAGTTTAGTCAGACCATTTAGAATAAGGGAAGCCAACGAATTCCATAGAGCAACCCTAGGAGATGTAACATTAGGGGTATACATATTAATAAGGTCCCACATTTGAGTTGTCTTTAGATTTTGCATCTTAAAAATTAAGTTGTTCTTGGAAGTATGAACAAGGGTTCCACAAAAGGAGGCCAAGTTCCACAAAGTAGTATTACCACCAAAAGCACCCTCAACATCATTAGCAAAATGCCAAAAATGCTTGCTAATATTTTGAAACATatcttttttaattttgttttcttgtAACAAAAGGATATCAACCCTCTAATCCATCATCAAACATTTTAGCATATGTTTTTACAAGGCTATTTAAGCCCCTCATATTCCATATAAAAATCTTCATCTAAACAATTGATAGAATAGGTTGCTCAACCTTGAGCGGCTTTAAGAACTCCTTAGCTGAGGAGTCCATCCAATCGCttctttttattttttgactttgaGAGGCCATCAAGGATTATTTTATTCCCACTAGCCACCTCTCTAACTACATCCCTACTTCTTGTATCCCTCTAAGAAGGTCTGTGAGGCTTGGAGTGCCCTCCCACATCCACCTTCTTTTTCTTATGTTTTGCACCAACCCGTGTCTAGTCCATTTCTGAGTCTTCCTCCTCCAAAATTTTCTTAGATTTACTTGGACAAGGAGTAGAAGAGAATTTTGAAAGATTTAACTTGTCCTTTAGATTCATAAACCCcatcttttatttttcatttccCACACTTCAAATTTTATCAAGATTAACATTCTCCTTATTATTTGGGCTTGAAAACACCTCCTAGCTAATTGTATCTTTTATTGTCTATAAAGGGTAGTAGACCTCCATATACCATTAACATTTTGACTATCAATTTTATTATCTAGAGGAAAGAACTAGGCTCTAAACATATATGATCAGATTGAAGTTACCCAATATCAGAAGGGGACATATCCACCACTACCTTATCAACCATATTACTAGTACTTTCTTTAGGTTGATCCTTTATCCTACTTTCTTTTTGTGTATGAAACAAACTCCAACCCTATGACAAGCACCTCTCACTGAGTAGTATGACCATGCTTTTCATTACCCCCTATACACAATTGAATCTCAGGAATCAGAAGAGCAGGGTGTTTTATAATGGATGTAGACATAGTCATATCGTCCAActatttattttatcttctttgtgACACTTCGCCACCTTAATCACTAAAGAAATGACCTGGCCTTTCAAACCATTTGTAGGAGGTTGTAGGACCTTGGTAGAAGCATTGTTTAGAGCATGAGAAACAAGAACAACATTGTTAGAGGGTAGCTGCTTCCTAACAAGCTTTTTCTTACATTCATTGCTAAAATGTCCATAGTTTTTACACACTTGATAGTAAGCCCTAGCATTTTAATTTTCAATAGGCTGAACCCAAGAACCAAATCTAGACTCAAGGGTGGCTTGGCTAGGGAGAACAATGTTAACAACCACATTAACATAAATTATAGAAAAGATGAGcctagatttgttttggattatTCTATCCACTACCAAAAACTTACCAAACGATTCAGCAATACCCTTGAAGACACCAGAGGTCCAATATTCCAAAGGAAGCCTAAGGAGGCAAATCCAAGTAGGAGCCACCACCCCAAGATCTTTCACAAAGCCCAACCTTGATTTCCATTTACAAAAAGAAATGATGTTTTGGAAGTTGCTACTATAAGTCCAAGGACCTTTTGTAAGAATCTTAACCAAGTCTTCTTGATTGACAAAGCTAAAAAGAAATGACCCATTGGCCATAGAACTCATAGACACACTTTTAATTTCCAATGAGAATCAACCCATTTTCTAACCTAATCAATATTAGGTCAAAAGGCAAGGAGCTTACTAACCAAAGAGAGGTTGAGTTCAACAATAGCAACATTCAACAACAGATTAGGAACCTCCACTAGCTGGCCTTGGATTTTATATGAATCCAAAGGTTCAGTCCAAGTAGAACCCTTAACCATTTTaggagacttatctcctaataactTATTCACGAAACTTGTAGGTTCCTCATCAACAAAAAAAGAATCTAGATGGTGTTGAGGGGAGGTTGGGAGGAGAAGATCAGATCTTTGAGCTTCCACCACTGGGGTGTTAGTTTTTTTACTCAAGATAGTAGAGACCATATGGGCCATGACATAGGGGTTTTGGAGGTGGGGACATCTGCAGAGGGCCCCCATCAGGCGATcccatcaataatcaacatgacaAAGGAGAGAAAACACACAATACACAAGCCTTAAGACTCAATAAATCTCATACATTGAATCCCTATTGTTGGAACCCTTACTATTTTGGAAATGTTATTAACACATCTATTGATAAATTATTAGAAAAACTATCttttaattagtatttaaaaatctactgtttaaattaatttattatatactAATAAAATAATCTCTAAACATCTTTTATATAAAACAATCTGAAATAAATATACTAATTTTTAAATAACAAAAATATAACTGTGTAATTTTTCAAtatcaataatcaaaacaatcaagaaAGAGTAAAATCTTAAACTTGTTGGATAATTTTAtaggggagaggacctagtagttgtgcactctaacttcatgcttctcaaaatcttacatcaaaatttcaaatcactctcaattttCTATAGTAGCTTACTTGgaaagtcccttgcttataactaaggttttagggccacatcatcaaatatcatGCCACATCAACGTGTTTTTTGCTGAAGTGTCTAAAACAACCCAAAGAAAAGGTGAAACCAATAGTCATGCAAAAGAGGCCCCCACATTTGTGCAACtaatgtgacatcacatgattggttgctttttacaactaaaggtacatttcattcaattatgggtatccatcatagcaataacaactttaaagtcacaactattggtgcaatgttgtcaaaaagattggatattaaatcaacaagtaggggtattaaatcaacaactaccaCAACAATTAGAACGTGTTCAACTATTGAATCCTCTCCCCTAATaacaataaaatattacaattgaaTTCAGAAATATATAACATGGACTCTGAAaatttgataaatctaataaaataTCAATCGAGTAATTTATTGTTTTGGTCAAAATGCATAGAGCATAATGTCTTGATTAGCATCAACCACACATTTCTCAAAACTCTAAAAATGCAGATTTGCTCGTTTCGTCTTCTTCCAAGTCACATTCAACATAGCTGTTGCTTTCCGATTTAATGCCCATGTCTGCTGTCGCTTTCCGATTTAATGCCCATGTCTCCTGTCGCTTTCCGATTTAATGCCCATGTCTGCTatcgcttcatcttcttcttctaggtGAAAACTGAGTGCAGTTTCAGTGGAGAGCGGCGGCACAAAAGGAGGCCTCGAAACAAACTGCAGCTGCTCCCATCTCATGCAGTCGAAGAATGGGTGGCTTTTTATTTGCTTTCTGTTTAGCCTCTCTGTCGGCTCTTTCGCAAGGAGCTTCTGAATGAGATCGTGGAGAGGAGATGAAGATGAGAAGGAAGGATCCTTGCTCATTATATTCACAAAAGTGTCCTTTCTATTTGACCCCCTAAAAGGCATTCGTCCATGACTCATTTCGTACAAAAAGAAGCCCAGGGACCACCAGTCCACATCGTAGGAGTGTGGTTTCCCCCATAGGACCTCTGGCGCGATGTACTCCTCTGTACCCACAAACGAACGAGACTTCCATTCACCATCTTCGCCATCATCGGGTATGATACGCAGGGACAAATCAAAATCAGTGAGCATTATGTGCCCACTATCTTGCACTAATATGTTCTGCGGCTTCAGATCTCTGTATAATATTCCCTTCTCGTCCAAATACTCCAATGCTATTACCACCTCTGCCGCGTAGAACCTGCGCAATACAGTAACAAATTTCTCAATTATTCAATGAAGAGAGATGTGCATATTGTGACACAACAAGGACCTAAGTCTGGTCGCCGTATGGCTGGTTTTACCTGGTTTTTTCTATCAGATACAATCAAAACTTTAGGAAGATTGTATCAATTGAAAGAGGGATTTCGGATATATACTCCTATTTTTCTCTGTTATTACTTGTATGGTTaagaaataagaaaaagaaaagattataaccaaaattaaatgaaattgaGTGACCCTCAAAGAATCTATCAAAGATAAAAATCGAGAATTGAAAAGGTAAAACTGAGATTTTATCAAATAAATATCCCTCGATTATTAGAATGAATTATACACACCAAAATCGCTCGAAACAAATTGATGCGAAAGGATAACAATCTAAAATAATCAGATTGATATGGAggatttcaataaaatctttgtttTTCTCATTTCCAAATGAATCAGAATAAACAGGGAAGACAACAACAAAGGGCTAAGCCATCATGCTACAACCAGGACGGACAAAGACATCCACCAAATGCAAGTTTAGAAATGGAAAGGAACAAATAAATATTTACCTTATGGTGGACTCTGGAAAGGTCTGACCCGGTTGCCTGTGCCTCAAGACGCTTATATCTCCTCCCGAACAGTACTCCATGACCAGAAATGTATGATTCTCCGACTCAAAGTGGGTAAGCAAAGAAGGGAGAAAAGGATGATTCAAAGAGGAGAGAATATCCTTTTCTGTGGCTGCCATTTTGTAGGCGTTTCTCTGTTGAAGAATCTCCTTATTCATCACTTTGACCGCAAAAGCCTTGTTGGTGTCTCGATGAACAGCTAAGAAAACCGTACTCATGTTGCCCTGACCGAGGCGCTTGACAAGCCTCAGATCTTCAGAACTGAAACCTGCATCAACAAACTGAGATTGGCATTTCAACAACTGCTCCATCTCTTCTTCTCAATTACCTCGTCTTTCTTCCCTGCAGAGGGGCTTTGGGTATATATATACAGAGTTGAATAAAAATTCTTCCTGAATCATGTGCACTGCAGACACGCAAGCGAAACCCAGTCGTGACATTGCACGGAGATTGTTCCGTTGGTGTCACAAATAGGCATGACGAGGATCAGACACAATATAGTCTTTCTATTTTAATGGACGAGTTCAACTTACCCGTTGGATCTTATCCAAAAATAGATGGAGCATAGTTTTATGGGGtggatttaaataaattcattataacagaatttttttttgttgatatcAATTTGATGTGTTGTTTATTATTTTGGTTGGGTCCAAGTATTATTAAGAAAAAATGGATTATCTTTTGAAAGTTGGTGTCAAATGGATAAGTCCATAACTAAATTTCTATCATAAAATCAATGAGATATCAATGCCAGAATAGAAATATCTAAAAATTGTAGACCCTTcttgattcatctttcctttttgtgcatccATAGATTATATTCATATAGCTTAAACTATcctttgatgcttttgatagatgtTTATGGACTTCTCTACGACTTGGATATTTTATTATTGATGATGGACATATCATATTGTTGTTGATATTATGGTTCCATATATATGATGACATTTATGAACTACTATTATGGTGGACTCATATTTGATGATCTACATGGACTTATTTTATATGCGAGGTTCATATTCgcttatgatgatttgatggtattatATTATGTGCTAACTTTACCTCAAGGTTATAATTGATATGATGATTATGGTAGTGATTGGTTGTCGTGATTGTTTTCTATTGTGGTTGTGTTGgcgacgatgtcataccactcattcatgaacATGATATGATGTTGCGATTCCCTTTCACTTGTCTATTTATTTTCTGATACATGttattgcatatgttgttgtatgtgtattggtggtgatagtgttgtaggtaccagacattgactccacccagcgtcacaggtttgagcatgtcttcatcccaatggcaagttgatcgaaaGTGACATGAAATTCCATTCTACAGTCTAGGTTTAAGTTGGTATCCTGCCAGTCATGGTATTGTGGTTAGAGTTGTCTTGTGGTATTTTATGCTACCTTGTGTTAGGTTGTTTGAGGAGTTGTGATTATTAGTTAATtaaactattatttaattaattggtgtaAATAGTTTAAAAAAGTTAAATCGAATTAATGATtggcattaatatttaatattaatttgtgatttctattatttgggattaattattatttaagcttattttatggatttatattaacttaatgattttatattattgttatttattaagGATTATTTGTTCGAGtcttttggatttattatttatttatatagttgtggcattaattatttaattgggccTTTCTATTTTATTGTgccttgttttatttatttaattggttgataatattattatttctctttttaccCTCTTtgggttattaattaattatttattctaccGACcccattttattattggttgtgatattataatattattttaatatattatgcCTCAAATTGAGGCAGgagttggtaagaaatatattttaatagatTATTTTCATAATGCCGGCGTTTTCTATAGTTTGGATAtgattttctatatattgagttttCTAAGATTATCATGGGATTGGCTTGCGAGATATTTTATAGAATATTATTGCATGATAAAATAATTTTACGAGTATTGGATTGTGGAGATTTGGTTTGGCTTGGTTTTGGTTGTTGGACTATTGCACTTCATCGGATTTGATTGCCCTTCCATAACTTCAAGTCCTTCCTATGTATTTTATTTTCGAAAGGACTGTCTACACCGTGTCTGAGGGATGGAAAATGATTATTACAAAAAGATTAATAATATGATTAATGAATTCTATATATTGGGGCTGTAGTTTTAATGTTTGTTTTCCAAAGTATTTCCGTGAATGGATTTCTATGAATGCTCCAGAGGTTCGCTATGTCTGCCATACAAATCTTGGACTCCCTAGCTACACATTCTAAGGTTAATGCTATTTGATTGTGTTTGTTCCTAGAGTATCACTTAATGACCAACAATGTGAGAAGATCCATTGTTAATCTTTGTAATTGACTTCCTTTGTGTTTTGGCTGGAAGTGAATGTGTGTCATTGTATGATGTTTGTGCATCAGTCTATCTCTTATTATTTTTATTGAGCTCTTTTGTTTACTTGGGTCAATGCATTTATATTTGGGTTGATTTGATCACATTTGGAAGCCTTATCGATTTATCAGTCTTAGTCATAATCCTTACCTTCATGTATTCTGAGTTTTACCTCAAAAGCATTTAATCCTTGAGTAAATTCGCCAttttaacaaaagtgctattctattCATTAGACGCGCTATAGTATGTTTCATAATCATTGTAGTATATGTTAAATACATTGTGGAAACAAGTATATGTGTTGCACAGAGGGGCTAAAGTGCAAACTAAGTCACAAAGGCGCTAAACTATTTGTTATATGTGCTAAACTCCTAATGAAGGCTTAATGCATTGCTCTACTGAGCAAATGTGCTAAACTGCCTTGTTTGGTTTCTGTGATGATTTTTGACTTTTCGAGTCAAAGTTTTTGCttttagtttgatctttttgtcagtCCAAAGGTCAAGTTTGTGTATTTTGAGTGTGTTGAGGTGATTCGTATAATTTATTATGGTTGGCTATTTGCATTATTATACGTATGCAAGATGATGGATACCTTGTTGTTATTTACCAGGGTTCATGTTGAATGTATTCTTGATGAAGTGGACTTGGTTTTATGTTGATTATGAGGTTTCTATTGTTATCACTTGTCTTGCATGTACTTTTTGATTATTATTGGATTTAGGACCTTGGATAACCAGGTTCTGTGTTATTGAAAACCCTTGATTGTGTTATGATATGTTCTTACCCTAAGA from Cryptomeria japonica chromosome 3, Sugi_1.0, whole genome shotgun sequence harbors:
- the LOC131038598 gene encoding serine/threonine-protein kinase D6PK-like, with product MEQLLKCQSQFVDAGFSSEDLRLVKRLGQGNMSTVFLAVHRDTNKAFAVKVMNKEILQQRNAYKMAATEKDILSSLNHPFLPSLLTHFESENHTFLVMEYCSGGDISVLRHRQPGQTFPESTIRFYAAEVVIALEYLDEKGILYRDLKPQNILVQDSGHIMLTDFDLSLRIIPDDGEDGEWKSRSFVGTEEYIAPEVLWGKPHSYDVDWWSLGFFLYEMSHGRMPFRGSNRKDTFVNIMSKDPSFSSSSPLHDLIQKLLAKEPTERLNRKQIKSHPFFDCMRWEQLQFVSRPPFVPPLSTETALSFHLEEEDEAIADMGIKSESDRRHGH